One window from the genome of Musa acuminata AAA Group cultivar baxijiao chromosome BXJ1-4, Cavendish_Baxijiao_AAA, whole genome shotgun sequence encodes:
- the LOC135668757 gene encoding 3-ketoacyl-CoA synthase 1-like, producing the protein MEAATAEPAVMGRECLTAEMAFGGSSIVIKIRRRLPDFLQSVKLKYVKLGLHYAAVPTAYLLAPLILATVAATLRLDRLLSLDPATGLASVAVLMVLFGAYYLRRPRPVYLVDFACYRPEDEHKISKEGFLEMTECTHIFTGESLAFQTNITMRSGLGDETYLPPGVQARPPRLCMAEARMEAEAVMFRCLDALFEETGVDPERDVGVLIANCSLFNPTPSLASMIVNHYKMREDVKSFNLGGMGCSAGLISIDLAKDLLQANPNAYAVVLSTENITLNWYFGNERSMLLSNCIFRMGGAAVLLSNRRADAGRAKYRLVHAVRTHKGADDGCYGCVYQREDDRGAVGVSLARELMAVAGDALKTNITTLGPLVLPPSELLKFLATLVARRVLRLRGVRPYIPNFRRAFEHFCVHAGGRGVLEEVQKNLRLGAADMEPSRSVLHRFGNTSSSSLWYELAYAEAQGRVRQGDRVLQIGFGSGFKCNSAVWRALRDVAVGVCGRCNPWADCVDIYPATGIDLRLESN; encoded by the coding sequence ATGGAGGCAGCGACGGCGGAGCCCGCTGTGATGGGCCGCGAGTGCCTGACCGCCGAAATGGCCTTCGGGGGCTCCTCCATTGTCATCAAGATCCGCCGTCGCCTGCCCGACTTCCTCCAGTCCGTCAAACTCAAGTACGTCAAGCTTGGCCTCCACTACGCCGCCGTCCCCACCGCCTACCTCCTGGCCCCCCTCATTCTTGCGACCGTTGCCGCCACGCTACGGCTCGATCGGCTTCTCTCCTTGGACCCCGCCACCGGCCTTGCCTCCGTCGCCGTCCTGATGGTTCTGTTCGGCGCCTACTACCTGAGGCGGCCGCGCCCCGTCTACCTCGTGGACTTCGCTTGCTACAGGCCCGAGGACGAGCACAAGATCTCCAAGGAGGGGTTCTTGGAGATGACCGAGTGCACCCACATTTTCACCGGGGAATCACTCGCTTTCCAGACCAATATCACGATGCGATCAGGGCTGGGGGACGAGACGTACCTGCCGCCGGGGGTGCAGGCGCGGCCCCCTCGGCTGTGCATGGCGGAGGCCCGGATGGAGGCGGAGGCCGTCATGTTCCGCTGCCTCGACGCCCTCTTCGAGGAGACGGGCGTCGACCCGGAGCGCGACGTTGGCGTCCTCATTGCTAACTGCAGCTTGTTCAACCCGACCCCGTCGCTGGCCTCCATGATCGTGAACCACTACAAGATGCGGGAAGACGTGAAGAGCTTCAATCTGGGCGGAATGGGCTGCAGCGCGGGGCTCATCTCCATCGACCTCGCCAAGGATCTGCTCCAGGCGAACCCCAACGCCTATGCGGTCGTGCTGAGCACGGAGAACATTACGCTGAACTGGTACTTCGGCAACGAACGCTCCATGCTGTTGTCCAACTGCATCTTCCGGATGGGTGGCGCCGCCGTCCTGCTGTCCAACCGACGGGCGGACGCGGGGCGGGCCAAGTACCGGCTGGTGCACGCGGTAAGAACGCACAAGGGGGCGGACGACGGCTGCTACGGGTGTGTGTACCAGCGGGAGGACGACCGCGGGGCAGTCGGGGTGTCCCTAGCCCGGGAGCTGATGGCCGTGGCCGGGGACGCACTCAAGACCAACATCACCACCCTGGGGCCCCTGGTGTTACCGCCGTCGGAGCTGCTCAAGTTCTTGGCAACGCTGGTGGCGCGGCGGGTGCTGAGGCTGAGGGGCGTGCGTCCCTACATCCCGAACTTCCGGCGGGCGTTCGAGCACTTCTGCGTGCACGCCGGGGGGCGGGGGGTGCTGGAGGAGGTCCAGAAGAACCTGAGGCTGGGCGCGGCGGACATGGAACCGTCGCGGAGCGTGCTGCACCGGTTCGGCAACACCAGCAGCAGCTCGCTGTGGTACGAGCTGGCCTACGCGGAGGCCCAGGGGCGGGTGCGCCAAGGGGACCGGGTGTTGCAGATCGGCTTCGGGTCCGGGTTCAAGTGCAACAGCGCGGTCTGGCGCGCGCTGCgggacgtcgcggtcggcgtctgCGGCCGCTGCAACCCTTGGGCGGACTGCGTCGACATCTACCCCGCCACAGGGATAGACCTGAGGTTGGAATCGAATTGA